Proteins co-encoded in one Nothobranchius furzeri strain GRZ-AD chromosome 4, NfurGRZ-RIMD1, whole genome shotgun sequence genomic window:
- the LOC107390058 gene encoding multidrug and toxin extrusion protein 1 has translation MDTPGKAEVTQTETEKVNPKSSEQDPGRCWSSCLKRIQAWVPQKYQDELTQLLKLAGPVVISQMMIFMISFVSTVFCGHLGKLELAGVTLSIIVVNVTGLSIGTGLSLTCDTLISQTYGSGNLKRVGVILQRGVLILLLACFPCWAVLVNTEPLLLAVKQNPEVARLSQMYVNIFMPALPAAFMYQLQGRYLQNQGIIWPQVITGAIGNALNAVINYFFLYHLELGIVGSAAANAISQYLLAVVLFVYIWVRGLHKATWAGWSLDCLQEWGPFIKLAIPSMLMLCLEWWMFELGGVLCGVISEVELGTQSITYQLVVIAYMFPFGISAAASVRVGNALGAGNVEQAKLSSKVPIICALIIACFVGAGFGATKDVIGHIFTSDQDILQRVADVLIIFPFAHLADAVAGVTGGVLRGAGKQLIGAFCNLVGYYFIGFPIGISLMFAVKMGVVGLWAGLTVCVFAQSVFFVMFLYKLDWKKAADEALVRAGVQIKEDNELTNMENTDCNQLSAAESSPDPEDHTNEEVQTPDQHKSTSITVGDVLSKSQLVVRRGLTVLLMLTILAAGLVISFILTKLLK, from the exons ATGGACACTCCTGGGAAAGCAGAGGTCACACAGACTGAGACAGAGAAGGTGAATCCAAAATCGAGTGAGCAGGACCCTGGTAGGTGTTGGAGCTCCTGCCTGAAGAGAATACAGGCCTGGGTACCCCAGAAGTACCAAGATGAGCTGACACAATTGCTTAAACTGGCGGGGCCGGTG GTGATTTCCCAGATGATGATCTTCATGATCAGCTTTGTCAGCACCGTGTTCTGTGGCCACCTGGGAAAACTTGAACTAGCAGGAGTAACGTTATCGATCATT GTGGTTAATGTCACCGGTCTCTCCATCGGTACAGGCCTGTCCTTAACTTGTGATACTCTCATATCTCAG ACTTATGGAAGCGGTAACCTGAAGCGTGTGGGGGTGATTCTCCAGAGGGGGGTTCTGATTCTGCTGCTGGCTTGTTTCCCCTGCTGGGCCGTCCTCGTCAACACCGAACCTCTGCTGCTCGCCGTCAAACAGAACCCAGAGGTGGCCAG ACTGTCTCAGATGTACGTGAACATCTTCATGCCTGCACTGCCG GCTGCTTTCATGTACCAGCTACAGGGAAGGTATCTCCAAAATCAG GGAATAATTTGGCCCCAAGTCATAACTGGAGCAATCGGAAATGCACTAAATGCAGTGATCAACTATTTCTTCCTCTATCATCTGGAGTTGGGTATTGT TGGATCGGCAGCAGCCAACGCCATCTCACAGTACTTACTGGCCGTGGTGCTGTTTGTTTACATCTGGGTGAGGGGTCTTCACAAGGCCACATGGGCAG GCTGGTCCCTCGACTGTCTCCAGGAGTGGGGCCCGTTCATCAAACTGGCCATTCCCAGCATGCTCATGCTTTGTTTGGAGTGGTGGATGTTCGAACTGGGAGGGGTCCTGTGTGGTGTGATCAGTGAGGTTGAGCTTGGCACTCAGTCCATCACATACCAACTGGTCGTTATAGCATATATG TTTCCTTTTGGAATCTCAGCAGCTGCCAGCGTTCGAGTTGGGAATGCTCTTGGTGCAGGAAATGTTGAGCAGGCCAAGCTGTCCAGCAAAGTTCCCATCATCTGTGCAT tGATTATTGCATGTTTTGTTGGAGCCGGTTTTGGCGCAACTAAAGACGTCATCGGACACATTTTCACTTCAGATCA AGACATCTTACAGCGGGTCGCTGACGTCCTGATCATATTTCCCTTTGCTCATCTTGCTGATGCTGTCGCA GGAGTCACTGGTGGAGTCCTCAGAGGAGCAGGTAAACAGCTGATCGGGGCCTTCTGCAACCTGGTGGGTTACTACTTCATCGGCTTCCCCATTGGCATTTCCCTTATGTTTGCAGTCAAGATGGGGGTTGTGG GACTTTGGGCAGGACTCACAGTCTGTGTGTTTGCACAGTCGGTTTTCTTTGTCATGTTTTTGTACAAACTTGACTGGAAGAAAGCTGCAGACGAG GCTCTTGTGAGAGCAGGAGTGCAGATTAAAGAAGATAACGAGTTGACCAATATGGAAAATACAG ACTGCAATCAGCTCAGCGCTGCAGAATCAAGTCCTGACCCAGAGGACCACACAAACGAGGAAGTGCAGACTCCAGACCAGCATAAATCCACCTCCATCACCGTGGGAGATGTTCTGTCCAAGTCTCAGCTGGTCGTGCGGCGAGGCCTGACAGTGCTGCTGATGCTCACAATCCTCGCTGCTGGACTCGTCATCTCATTCATCCTGACTAAGCTGCTGAAGTGA